The DNA window CATACCATCGTTACGGATTTAGACATATTCGAAAAAGTTGGACGTGGAGTAGCTCATGACGAATACATACCATTCAAAGTacaaaaaggaaaattaatatacaatGACGAGGAATCGGACATACTTGGTGGCAAGATAAGGGTCGAATTTATTAAGGTTGTTGTACTAAATAAATTGCAGCATTGATATGCTCGCACGTGCAAATATCAATGGAAGTcaaatggtaataataataatttacaggGTTACAGGGACAATCCGAAGATTAATGCCATAGCTGTAGTCAAAGGCAAATTAGAAGGTACCAATACATCCTGGCTTTATGAATATTACTTACGATGTATTGATTGAAGTATACACTTTGATGATGTAGTTCGTGTACTTATAAGTTTGTCTTCATTTTCTCAGATGTACCTCAATTGGGGCCGATCCCTCAAGAACCGGAGGAATACCGTGGCATGcaggatgaagaagaagaggcCGTTGTTCGCAGTCGGCACACTAGTGGACCGCGCACGCCAGATCCCTACTCGATAGATGACACATCAATTTTACTTCCTATTTATGTAGCAATAGGAGCATTTATACCTCTCCTTTTCTGTTTATGCAAACTTTAATTTAGCTCCGGATAGATTCCTATTCCGCCAACTTCCTAGTTTTCATACACTTAATTAATATAAGGACATATAGAAGgcataaaaatatgattttctATTGTTAGTGAGCTATTAATATGTTGCTTGACGTACAACCCAAATTACAGAGAATTTATTGCATTGTGCTAAagattatattaaattatttcatttatagGTGATAATATTGTCGGTtagtatttatataattaatgataattaactttttgttatttacCAGACAGGATCAATGTCTGCAGATAGATGAACATTTGCCAATCCATACGATTGAATCTGCTTACCTATTACGTAAAGTATTCAATTAGACTGCTACAATGTCACCTTGTGATCCTAGAGAAACTTTAATTAGTTGAAAATGCTAGCTGTGAATAAGGACAATTCACACCATGTACGgaattatttaataaacagTTGTATCCAACGTGATCTCTCCGGACATGTGACCGCAACATGTTATTTTCAACGGAAATTCCGAATCGAACGTGcggtgttttattttttccgttCTGCTAAGGTTTTATAGATTAATGTAACGTGATACTTTCGCCTTGTGTCAAACCAGCAACTGTTACTGTTTCCCTAAATTGTTTGGTACTCTCAAGATCCCTTTACATGTTACAGAACTGCAATTAAATTACATAGAATTCACCTTGGAAATGTTCTATTGCGAGTGTTAAACTCCTTATTCTGTTTATTATTGACCATGTGGAGGGGCGATTGAAGTTATATTTAGGTAATAACGTTATATATTTGTTATCAATCAGGTTCTAGATAAATGTGTAATTGATTGCTTGATGGCCACGTCAATTGTGGAATCATCATAGTATTGACAGTATCTAAAATTAGCTatcaaaaataagaaaatgtaATTTGCCCGTTGTGCAGGGCACAATTTGCCATGATTAGCTTTTCAAGTGAAATCAGGTATATTATAGTAACGTGGACATAAATGTTTGGAAATTGTCGAGAATCAATTCCAGGGTATTGTACCTCCAAACTGTTCTTGCACCGAATTGATTATGCTAGTTCTCATCTTGGGAAAACGAACAGTCTACAAGTTGGAGCTGCTGAACTGATAAAAGCGCATTATAATTATCAGTGCCACGAGTTTACATTCGCATGTATTTGGTGACAAGTAACAAGATATGATCTTTTGTTGagtaatatattgtataattataatggaAGGACAGACGATATTGATAATTTTGATGCAATCTACCTACTTATGTAACTTGTAGCTATGTAAACTGTTGGTGTACACCGGGGGTATTTTCCGTTCGCCTCGCAACGCGCGTTTTCGCTCGAGTCTACTTGCACGGTGAATGACGAGGCGCCGATACTCTCAAACCGCAACTATATTTATATCAGCAAAATGTGGAAGTTGGAGATTAGATTCAACGTTTCCTTACGAATAATGAACTACAAATACACGATTGAATTCGatgtttcttgaaaaaaataattacctgCAAGTATACCTACGCTCATGCTTAAACAGAAAATCCGTAATTTTTACCGGTGAATTTAAATGTCTACTTCTTATGGTGAAGTTCAATCAGTCAGGTCGAGTAAAGAGCATTGTCTCGTCAATTCTTAATCTGTAAATGCATCTGCTTCTGAGACTAGTATATTAATTCGCTATTAACTAACTCAATACGCATTTTTAAGGTGCTCTACAGGATCTAGGAAACATTTTTGATCAGGACTTATCGTTTTTCATCATTAAAAATACACTTAATAACGCAGGGCTTGCACAATGTCtgcataaatttaaaattagtgaaaagatatcaaagcATCTCACAACCAGGGATTCGTTATTTGTCATGCTCTTCATCAGCTGTTCGAATGCGACGTTCATCTgttgaaatgattttcacatttGCCTGTATGAATTCATCTATAATCAACTTTAATACACGTGTACTTTGGTGTATCGCGATACGATTAATTGATATGTCGCGTCACGTCACTCAAGCCCAGTACTGCGTATAAGTTATTTCAAATGAGTTACAATATGCCCTTTGAAACGCATTTCATATGCACATGCGGACCAATCAACTAGCCTACAGgattaattcaattatttcaaatccGCAAAGATAGTCGGTGAGATGGACAGAGAGGACTGTGATCAGTTTATGACATAGGATGCAGCCCTACAAGCGCATAGTGACATTACGaattagagataaggatagccaaatgaaaaataataaggGAATAATAGTACATAGGTATAACACGCACAGATTTTGTCTGTGGCAAAAGGAATAAAAGAGACGATGGTTGGATAAAAGATAATTCATGTATTTCCGCATTCAATCTGAATGCACTTGTCTGTAACCCATTCGACGATGGCTTGACGTTCGCCGTTCTTTGGAGATAGGATGATGATCAAGACGTTCGATAGTTGGGGAATGAAGGCGTGTGCATCGCAACTTTGCAACTTCTAAGTACCTGCTCGGTACAGGGTCCAATCCTTATACCATTATTATCTAATCTGTAAAATGAAGACTCATGCCGTCTAAGCTCAACCAAGCCGGGGGCTTGGAGTTGCGTAACTGCAAGTCGTTCTTGTATAAAAGGGAGTTTTTCTGCGGTGGATCTTCAGTCGTAAAGCTCAAACAGCAGTGCATATAGGTACTGACTTTTGTAACCCAGTTGACGCTCAGTAATCTCTTTTGAAGCAAAATGGTTCAAATCGTTGGAAAGTACCAGCATGTCGTTAGCTCTCCCGAGTTCGCAGACTATCTCAAGGCTGTGGGAGGCGACGATGCCAGGATAGGGCTGCTCCTTAAAAGCAACCCATCGTTAACGATTTCCGAGGCTGGCGGTAAATGGACAGTGACAGTTGGCAACGAAGGCAAGGAATCCACCTCGGTTTTCAAGCTGGGAGAACCTTACGACGAAGTCTTGCCACAGGGCGCAACCCTGAAGGTATGTAACTTCACTACATAGATAATAAACAATACATGCATATAAAcataatacatacatgtagGTAAGTACACGTTAGTGACTTCGAGTGAAGCGGTGTTCCTTAAACCGTACTTCTTCACTGGTGGTGTAGAATTGTTAGCATGCCATAATAAAGTAACAATATACACCAGTGCACTCATTGAGCAAATTTTGTCGTAAAAGTACAGTATAGTCGATATCTGAAGTTATACGTCATACACGTATAGTTATAGACGTACAGTTTCCGGCGCGAggattcatatttttcaaaaatgaaagaaaatgcaaaaatgcgGTACAAGTTAGAATATGGTTGTGATTTTCTTTGCAATTAGTTGCTAATATTATCAATATTGAAACAAATGCATACCTTTTATTGCAGAGCGTAACGAAACGCGAGGGCGACAAGTTCATCACTGAGTCAACAGTACCCGACGGTAGGAGGGGTCTCAGAACTTACGAATTCACTGACGCCGGTATCACCGTGGTAAGTTTTTACATCAggtttatcggtatcggttCGAAAAAGATGTAACATCAAGCTTTTCAATGGTCAATTGAACCATGTCAGTAAAATTAGAGACAACGGGCACTGCACTAATCATTTTTAAGTAATATTGATTGTTTTTACGGAATAAACTATCTTACAGCTGATGTGTGTACTTGCCCGTGATAATTTCTCTGACACGTAgtgatttttgtaaattgttgGGTAACATTTCAAATCTTTGGTAAATGTAACTATTAAACACCTTGAAACTGGACATAATATATAGGGTAGATCTCTTGAAAGCGCCGATTCCGAGCCACGCGGTTATCGCCAGCGTCAACTCATGAGCAACTTTTACTTCACAACGAGCCAAGCGTGGCGGACAAATTCTTCGAACGAAAACTTGCGCTTTCGAGAGACCTTCTCTGTATAGGCGATGAATTATATGATTCGACTATTGAATCAAATTTGTGTTTTTCAGCATCTGGTTGACGAGAAGAGTGGCGTTAAGGCCACGCGTACTTACAAGAGGATTTAGATTGATTAGTCATCGGCTAAAGTATACCTTCGCTACAAACGGATGCCGAACTCGGACACGTCTCTACCGATATAAACATATGtatagatttttcaatgtgtATCAATAAATAGTTTCATACCGTGCAatctacatatgtataattttcctTATCATTGTGCCTCTACCCAAAGTTACTTAAAATCCTATATAATTACACGTACCGATTAGGCTGTACCGTTTCAACATAAGGGGGTGCGGCCTGGTCAATTTCAATGTTGACGCATATATcttcaaatatcgaagtccatgtatctcaaacgcgaaaaagggCTTAAGAGCTCCATTCTACACGCAATTATAAACGAAACCACGTCCAATAAATGTTCATTTGACGCGGAAATTAAGAAATCTCACGAATTCTATACGAATTTACTATcgcgatttcgtagaatccgtgccatttctttatttctgcgccgaataaaaatatatcggcgtctttttgttcagaattgtgtataTAATGGGACTGTTTAGCCCTTTTTCGCGCTCAAGATACGTAGACTTTGATGTTCAGCGGTATATACGTCagcgtcgaaatcgaccagggcactCCCTTAATACGACATAACACTATACGTTAGACATTTCGTAAAACCAATAGGTATTAACTGCCGTTAATCGTATATACGTGGACTCACTTCAGTAGCGATCGGCAAATTTCTACACCCCCTCCCCATAAATATACTGAATGTTGGTATCTCATTGCAGCTGATTGTGCTGATTGATATGCATCAAGATATTGTACCACGAAAAACGTTCCATACACCGATTCCAGTGATCTTTTAATCCCGAATAGTTAGTCATATATAATTTAAACTACACGTATAATTTATGAGGAATACATCAGACACAAATCTCATTGATTTCACGTGTTGCTGGGTGAGATAAAACGTGCGCTGTGTCACGATACATGTACCGATACTTTATTCCACAGACGTGTcgactcatttttttttcaacattgacAGATCAAAATCTTCTGATAATTGTTGATCacgagttgaaatttttgcatgCACCGAAAGCTTAAAGGTATACCAAAGTTACATGTGTGCACGTATTTGAATATGCATAGTTCCATCGTggaataatatacatacatatacatatattttttttttttataaactttattacatttttttatactgctcgaatttattaattaataaggTATCACATTAAATCATAAAGGTGCGGTACACTGATGGTAATACGTATATGGTGACGAAAATAATCCGTATGTACTCAACTTCGGTAggaacaaacaaaataaataggACTTTCATTATTACGATATACGAtgattaattatcatttataaCATGCacatataaaattaaaaaatataaaaaaatcatccagTTTTGCTATGTCATTATgatataataatgatgataatagtaataatttcACCGCCTCCATTCGTTGCGCTTAAGAATACCTAATTCGTCGTAAAATGTAGGCTGGAGTCACTTTTCGGAGGCGATATCCGGGGGCGGCGTGTCTTTCTCTTATAATTTATGACTTTAtggtattcttttttttatacttcgattctatttttctcgtgtttagaaaatttcgttcaaatttttgcTTTATGAAATCtcttcaaataataattattataccgcACGCAGATCACCTAAAACGAGCACCTCGAAATTACGTACTCTCAAAATATTGtatcgttataataataagtaaTTCTCAAACTTGTCTGATTATTTACACAACAAAGGTTTCAAGCCTTCCTCTTTCACCGCGATTTTTCATATATCAATGCAACTCCACAGCACACCGAAGCAGTTAAGCAATAGTATATTGTGATTGTTTATATATAGCATAGGTATACTTAACTTTCTTAATTATGAATTGATAGatattttttccgtttttcgttttttttgtcattttttttttttttttactttaattcTTACCATTACGTAAACATTatagtataaatttttactctttACTTTCCTATCTACTACTGTGAATGCATTGtggtttttcaattcacttttcgAATTCATAAGAAAACTACAGTAGCGCGGCGTATACTATCGGCGCAAGCTATTCCGAAATTAAGTATGCGCACTTGTGCGTAATGGTCCTTGTTGTAATACTCCGACGATCCAAGTCGTATTCAGTCAGCAGTCATGATCAGTTGATTATCAGTCGATGATGTGACCAGAGATGCATCCTTTTGCGGTACGTCTTCTTCGATAGTACTAGTTGATATTATCGTCTTCTGCTCGTGCACTTCAGTAATTCCGTTCTGGACGTGTTCGGCCTCAATTGAAGTCGTTATCGTTGTCTTTGTCGTAGAATTTTTTACCGCTGACAATTTTCCCCCTGGTCTCGTTATGGGCGCTGGTTTTTTTTGCGGCGGTGTGGTAGCTGGAGCAGCATTTTTACTCGTCAAGTTTCGCTTAGCAGTGGTTGAAGTGGTGCTCGTACCCGTTACCGAAGAACGTCCAGTTCTGCTTAGCGTTGATGCATTTGCGCGTGCTGAGGACAATTGTTTATTCGTTGTCTCTTTTGCCTGCTTGTCAGCTGCTGGCGATTTTGGCATAGCAGATTTGGGTTTTGCTACAAGTCCAGTCGCGCCGATAGTTGTAGCGGTCTTTGGACGAGGTGAAGATACAGAGGTGCTTGTTGGCTTAGGTTTTGCAGACGTAGTTGTAGCGGAAACAGACCTCGGTTTTGCTGTTGTTGTAGTAGATGTAGCAGAAGTTGGACGAGCTGTTGCTGACGGCTTCATCGTAGTCTTGGAGACAGTGGTTGACATACCTGTCGAAGAACGGGTTGCCGGCTTAGAAAGAGCTGACTTGCTGGAAGTTCTCACATCACCGTTGGCTGTAGATTTCTTGTCACTGGAAATTGGAGTAGGTTTAGAAGTAGTGCTGGATGGTTTCGACCTGGGTGCTGCTGTTAAGGATACACTGGTGCGAGTTGTTGACGTCTTGGTCAGAGAAGCCACTTTCACAGGAGCTTTTGCCGCTGGAGATTTATTAATAGTGCCAGTGACAGACGTTTTGGCAGTCTCCAGATGTTTGGGACGAGATATAGTGCTACCGGTAACTGCTTTTTTTGGTGCTGAAGCTCCAATCACTCGCTGAGCTGCACCAACACTTTTTGTTGGAGAAGTTGGTGTTGATTTGTTTGTGAGTTTCGCCGCCGTCGTAGTTCTGGATCCTGTTTTGGCCGCAGGTTTCACCTTTGCTGTTTTTGTAGTAGGTGATGCTGTAACTGTTGCTGCAGTGGCTGCTGCTGCAACGGCAACAGACGCGGCCACAGTTGGGGACAGAGGTGCACGAGGCAATAACTCATCAGTCTTTGACACTGCATTGTCATTCTTTTCATCTTCTCGAATTTTTGCCACCGTCTCGCTTTCTTCTAGTTCCCTAGAATCATCGTATTTCACTACAGTGCTCTTCTCAACTGAATTTTCAACAGCTTCAGGGGCCAGGCTTTGAGATTCGGTTTTCACTTCGGGTTCCACAATTATTCCGTTTGATGGACGAACAGTATGTAGTTCAGgattcaattgtttttccaAGCCAGTGAATTCCTGCATGGATTCGGATAGGTTCATAACTGGTGTGTCAATTTTTGGTTCTTTGTTGATAGTGTTCTCCAGAGTTTTTGGGTCCCCTTCGGACACTTCTCTTTCAGGAACAGTAGTTTCCTTATCCAGTACGATTTCCTTATGCAATTCCACCTCTGTACTGGTGTTATTTTCTGTCCGCATTTCTTCTCTTAGTTCTAGAGCTCTATCTTCTATAACTTCCGGCTCAGAAGACAATGCTGATGTAATCTCTTGCTGTGCAATCGGCTCTGACATCAATGCTTCCGGCGCAATGCTATCGTTGCTAAGCGGAGGATGTGTGAAATTAAGCAGAATTTTGTTTTGCGCCAAATCCTCGGTCGACTTGTTGTGAAACTGTGATTCGTGCATGACCTCTTGCTTAGGAATTTCAGAATAAAGTTCTTCAAGAATTTTCTGCTTTTCAATGTCAGTATTTGGTGATTCTTGGGTTGACGTTTCATCCAGCATAAGCTTGAAATGCTCATCAGGCGAAGTATTCACCTCTTCATTGAGGCATGATTCATTCGGAGCCACGGGTGGTGTGACAGGAATACCTTCAAACGGcgttgaaacttttctttcgtCAGCATCAAGATCTGAATGGGACTCTTCTTTTCGCGATGCAAATGCATCCCCTTCCTCAACCGGAGGTTCGCTCGTGGGTGGTGGTGATAATCGGGAGTCTTTGTTTTCGGTTTTTGTGAATGAAACATATTCAGAAACGTCCGTAACTTCATTCCGAACTGGTAAAGTCGTGTCACCTTCAGTCGCAGGCATTGGTGAATTCGGTGACGATGAAATGGCGGGCTTCGGGCAGGTTGAGATCTCGAGGTGGCTAGTGGTTTCCATGCCCGGCGAGGCTGACGTGAGAATTTTGGGAACTGGGGAAATGTTAGTTTCAATATCAATCTGCGGCGATTTACCGAGAACTTCCGCTTCACCGAGTTCTGTACAGAAAACACGCGGCGCTGGTTCTGGAGTGATGCCACTATCCAGTGTTGAGAAAGAGTCTACAGCATGATACCCTGTGTCTCCTGAATAATTTTGTGGTGACGGTGTGTTGACAACGTTACCGGAGGCTGTACTGAAGGATGGAATCAACTCCACCATTCCAGACATCAGGCTAGTCTCATTTGCTATCAATGGTTCTGGGGAGCATGGATTGGATATTTCCGTTCCAGGCAGGTCGTCATTTTTCTCGATCTTTTCGCCCAACAGATCGAGCATTGGTTCGTTTCTACTATCCGGGAAAGCGGCTGTCGGTGGAGGGTGATCGGAGCCAGGGGTGACAAGAGTTGTGAGCTCTGGATGAAGTTCGGGTGACTGAGCAGTGAGACCGTCATTGTTTATATCTCCTGTGTTTTCCTCGTCCCCATCACCCATTAGGTCCGAGTCGTTAAGCTGGTGTACGATGTTCAAGTCACAGCCCTGGTCAAATGCGGCTTGGAAATCGCCTGGTGTAAAGGACATTGCCATAGGATCTTTGGAAATGTCATAATCTCCGCGTTCAGAACCTACAAACGAGTCGTCTGTGATAGATATTCCAGTTCTTTGGAAATCCGTTGTTGTCATGAAGCTAGTCGTTGATTCGTCGCCGAATTCGGCTCTCGTGGATGATATTGCAGACTCATCTAAGCCATGGGGCGTTCGGTTCCCGGTTTTCTGCGGATCCATTAAGTAATCTGTGAATTCAGGCTGCAGCAAATTCTTGGTCGACTCTTCGTTCGAATTTTCGGTTTCATGGGGGCGGAGGGACACTTCAATCTGAAACTCTCCTTGACTGGGTACTGGTATATCATCCATTTCAGGGGTCTGCTTTTGGGGTGACCCTGACAGAAGGAAATCATTGGTCAAGCCTGTCCTGGTTGATAGCATTGTTGGCGGAGAAACCGGGACGAATTCCGCTGCGTTTGGATTTAATTGGAAATCCATATCTTCTTGACCTGCTTCGCTGGTTGCGAATTCCACTTGTAGTTTTTGTTTGGcacaaatctgaaaaattcaaatgaataaGAATATTTCTTATGACGTACAAAGGACAGAATAATCTTAGCTTAGAAGCCTAGCAATCTGAGAGAACTTTGGTGCATGcacaaaataattgaaatctaTTGGTCAGCGAAATCATGCCGCGACAACATTTTCGTCTGGAAAGCAAAGCAGCCAACTTGGTCGAACAGGGGCATGAGCTGTCAAACACTTTCgtaatatataaatacgtcattttttcaatcttcgaCAAAACAAGCAGAAAATACCACATAGtttcaagtttacaaattcaaaaataatgcTCCTTCAATGCCTGTCTATAAGTGAAAAGTATTCCATAACTTGCCAAATTTAGTTCAGACCGATTCTACTCTCTCATCATTCATGGTTTGTTTACATCGTCACTATCCTGTCAATGCAAGATTTGACACATTCTAGCAAATAATGTCGTTATACTGTCACAAAAATTCCGGAAGGCTTGACAGTTTCAATGACACGCAAAAACTGATTTAATCACTACTCACATCAGAATCAATTTGCTCTGACTTATTTATTTCCTTGTGGTGATCCTGTAAATCGTCTTTGCCAAAGTCCACAGCTTCTGGCAATTGAGTTTCGTTTGGACAATCAACTGCTTCGTTCGTAGGCTTGACGCTGGTTGTCGCCTTGTCGTTTTTGTGGTCGACCACCTCCGCAGGCGTAGTTCGCTCCTTTTCCTTGTTCGGATAATAGTTCCACTCGTCCTCAGAGTCCTCGCTATCTGCTACATTATCTGCTTCAGGTATTACTGCATGCTGATCAGGTTCTGGAAAGAGAAATCATTTCGATGACGTCTAAATCGAGGATGTATGGAATCACATTTTAGCAGGTTATTATTAATGCGGAATCATGGAGTTGGAAACTGACGATACTACACAATTGTTAGTCATGAACTGTGTCATGTTCTATACTTGTACTCATTACATGTCATGTGTACAATATAGATATAAGGATGATTCACAATATTATGTCGGCATAAAAATTAAGATAAAAAACTTTGATGCATATCGGATCGTCACCCcgagttttttgtttcactacGTACATTTAATTTCCTCCAATTAAAAataggtagaaaaaaaacattcttgGATTTCCGCGGAAATTGAAGCGCCGCACCTCGAATACAACAGCGAGAAACTGAAGAGAGGGTAAGAATGGATGGGGCCTTTGCACGAGACAATAAAGTTGCGGCTCCTCGTCGTCGTAACGCCAAGC is part of the Neodiprion virginianus isolate iyNeoVirg1 chromosome 5, iyNeoVirg1.1, whole genome shotgun sequence genome and encodes:
- the LOC124306119 gene encoding malectin-A; translation: MMLSCMKDHLLAWHIHIATLLIAFSNIPPGIECLEVIYAINAGGEAHVDSIGVRYMKDPLMGKIGTASDYGKQLIIGRVNSVDQILYQTERYHHSTFGYDIPIKEDGDYVMVLRFCEVYFNSPNMKVFDVVLNGDHTIVTDLDIFEKVGRGVAHDEYIPFKVQKGKLIYNDEESDILGGKIRVEFIKGYRDNPKINAIAVVKGKLEDVPQLGPIPQEPEEYRGMQDEEEEAVVRSRHTSGPRTPDPYSIDDTSILLPIYVAIGAFIPLLFCLCKL
- the LOC124306124 gene encoding fatty acid-binding protein homolog 9-like → MVQIVGKYQHVVSSPEFADYLKAVGGDDARIGLLLKSNPSLTISEAGGKWTVTVGNEGKESTSVFKLGEPYDEVLPQGATLKSVTKREGDKFITESTVPDGRRGLRTYEFTDAGITVHLVDEKSGVKATRTYKRI